Genomic segment of Rhodococcus sp. W8901:
GGGCCGTGAGGGGCCGCGCCGGGTAGGTTGGTGATCGATGACCGCAATATTGGCGGAACCCCTCTCCGAGGTAGTTGCCGCAGCCGAGAAGTTGCTCACTCGTCGGACCGGGGCGCCGGTCCGACTCGTCGACCCCGTCGATCTCGGGGGGAGCGGCCGCACCATCGTCCTCCGCGTCCGGGTCGCCGAGAACCCGTTCTCGCTGCCACGGACGTTGGTGATCAAGCAGGTTCGCGAGACGTCACGCACGGCCGATCCGCGACGCATCGAGTTCGAGGGCATGGCGGACACCGCCACGGTCGACGTCGCCTTCCTCCGCGAGGCGGTCTCCTACCAGTTCGCGACCGCGCTCGCGACCGAGAGCCGTCCGGGCGCCGAACTACTGGCGTACGACTTCGAGACCCGGTTGCTCGTCCTGGGTGACCTCGGCGACTCCACTCCGTTCGCCGCGCTGCTCAAGAACGCCGATCCGGACACCGTCACGAACTCGCTGATGGCGATGGCTCAGGCGCTCGGGCGGATGCATGCTGCGACCGTCGGGCGCGAGGAGGACTTCACCGCCCTGCTGCGTCGTGCGGAGGTGGCGCACTGCGGCGATGTGGTCGCCGAGCAGGCGGCAGCCTCGCTCGAGGTTGTGCCGGGACTACTCGCCGAGCACCTCGACGTCGAGGTGTCACCGGAGGTGCTCGCGATCGCGGCACGCGCCGGCAGGCTCTTCGGTGGCGGTCGGTTCCGCGCCTTCAGCCCGTCCGATCTGTGCCCGGACAACATCATCGTCAACGACGAGGGTGTCCGGTTCCTGGACTACGAGTGGGGTGGCTTCCGGGACGCGACGCTGGACCTCGCGTACGCGCTGGTGTCGTTCCCGGCGTGCCTGTGCAGCATCGACCTGTCGTACGAGCGGGCGAGTGCGATGACCGAGGCGTGGCGGGCCGAGGTCGTCGGGATGTGGCCGGTGCTGGCGGACGACGAATTCCTCACCGAACGGGTGATCGACGCGCAGCTCGTGTGGGTGTGGCTCAGCACGTTCCTGTTCCTGCCCGAGGACTACACGCGGATCGCCGCAGTGCGGGAGCACCATCTGTCGGCGCCCCGGAACGAGGCGCTCGCGGCGCGGTGGGAGGGCCTGGCCCGATTCGCGGAGCGGTCGGGACACGACGCCGTCGCCGAGCACGCGTCGCAGGTGCTGGAGCGCCTGCGCGAACGCCTCGGCTGATCCGACTCAGTCCCGGTCGGACCCGGCGGCGCCCGCCAGCAGCAACTCGAGTGCGCGGCGCAGGTTTGCGCGCGCCGCACGTTCCATGATCGGGGCGTCGTCGCCCGGGGGAGGAACGGCCGACTCGTCCCCGCCCATCAATCTGCTGGACAGCGGGTAACGGTCGGCGAAGTCAGGGGCCGCCGCGGCCAGCGCGTCCATCCTGTCGGCCCACCACTGCTCGTCGCCCTCGCCGGTCACCGACGGTGCCCGGCGGGCGTCGACGACGGTGCGGGCGGCGGCCGCCGCGAGCGAGAACGCGGACGACGCGATCGCGGCCACGTCGGCGTGGTGGAGTCCGATCGGCAGCAGGGTTCCGAGAAGCGACTCGAACGCGTCCTGCTGGTGTGGGCCCAGCACCGGTCGGGCGTGCGCGAGGTCGAGCATCCAGGGGTGCTCGACGTACAGCTCGAGCAGATGCTCGGCCCACTCCGTCACCGATATCGGTCGGGTCGCCGCGAAGCCGGCGTAGGCCCGGTCGTACATGAGGTCGAGCAACTCGGCCTTCCCGCCGACGTACGTGTAGAGCGCCATCGCGGTGCACCCGAGGCGATCGCCGATCGCGCGCAGGGGGACGGACGCGTCGCCGCGTTCATCGGCGATTGCGGTAGCCGCCGCGACGATCGAGTCGAGCGTGAGTCCCGAGCCGGCGTCGGATCCGGCGGTGGGGGATTCCCAGAGCAGGGACAGTGTGCGGGCCGCATCCCCGCGCCCGGTGATAGGACCCATTTCCGTTCCTTACATTGTATAGTTCCTGGTCCATTGCACTATACGTCGTAAGGAGCGCTGGAGATGGGGCAACGGCACGATGAGGCGGTGCTGCACGACGGCACCCGGATTCCGGTACTCGTTCGCGGTGATCGCCGCCGACTAGGACACCGGATGGCGCACCCTGCCCCGTACCTGGAGATGCTCGCTGTCACCCGTGCGGCCCACGCCATGGCGGCCGCGCCGTCTGCAACCCACACATCGGTCGAGGCCGGGGACTGGGACGCCGTCGCGGTCACCAGTACCGAGGCGCAGACCAGGCAGTTCGTGACGCTGTACGAGGCACTGCAGGCATTCGACGACACCGCGTCCGGGGCGGTACCGACGGTTCCGCGGCTGTGCTTCGCCGGTGCGGCCGACGAGATCGCCTACGGGCCCGGCTGGGGTGACGTCACTGTGAAGGTGGCCGAGCCGCTGCTGAAGCGTCGCGCGGACCTCGAAGCCCGCGGTTGGGTGGTGGAGGTGATGCCCGGCCGGGATCACATGAGCGCGATGGGCGCGGACGTCGTGCTGCCGCTGCTGACCGGATGGCTGGCCGGGGTGCGGGTGGACCGCTGACCGATCGAGTCGAGTGTGGGGATCGGCACATTGCAGTAGATACCCCTGGGGGTATGGTGGGTGCCACCTGCAACCCACGCTCGAGGAGATTCATCGTGTGCTACCCCGTTACCTGCCGGACCTGCAACAAGACCACCTGGGGAGGCTGTGGCCGGCACGTCGACAGCGTCATGCGCACGGTGCCGGCCGCCGAACGGTGCAAGTGTGAGCAGCCGGCCAAGCCGGGGTTCTTCAAGTCGCTGTTCGGGCGCTGACCGCGACGCGAGCGGCGTCGCCCGCCGTCGGTGGCGGCTAGTAGCGTCGGGGCGTGACTGATTTCTTCGGCGACACCGACACCGCGGGCGACGGGGCGGGTCTGTTCGAGGCTCCCGCGGCCGAGCCCGACCCGGAGTCGCAGCCGCTGACGTCGGTGCCACGGCAGGCCGCATCGCCGAGTCCGGGGGCGCCGCTTGCGGTGCGGATGCGTCCGGCCGCGCTGTCGGAGGTGGTCGGTCAGCAGCACCTGTTGGGTCCCGGGGCGCCGCTGCGGCGTCTCGTGGAGGGCTCCGGTGCATCGTCGGTCCTGCTCTACGGGCCGCCGGGAACCGGCAAGACCACGCTCGCATCGCTGATCTCGGGTGCGACGGGCCGGAAATTCGAGGCGCTGTCCGCGCTGTCCGCCGGGGTCAAGGAGGTGCGCGGCGTCATCGAACTGGCCCGCCGCCGCCTCCTTCAAGGCGAGCAGACGGTGCTGTTCATCGACGAGGTCCACCGCTTCTCCAAGACCCAGCAGGACGCGCTGTTGGCGGCCGTGGAGAACCGGATCGTGCTCCTGGTTGCCGCGACCACTGAGAACCCGTCGTTCTCGGTGGTGTCGCCGCTGCTGTCGCGGTCGCTCGTGCTGCAACTCCAGTCGCTGACCGCGGACGACATCCGCAGCGTCATCGAGCGCGCCCGCGAGGACGAGCGCGGCCTCGGCGGGTCCGTCGACCTCACCGACGACGCGCTCGAGCATCTCGTCCGGCTGGCCGCAGGCGACGCGCGGCGGGCGCTGACCGCGCTCGAGGCCGCCGCCGGTACCGCGCTCGACCGCACCGACGAACGCCCCGCGGTCGTCGACCTCGAGACGGTCGAGTCCAGCGTCGACAAGGCCGCCGTCCGCTACGACCGTGACGGTGACCAGCATTACGACGTGATCAGCGCGTTCATCAAGTCGATTCGCGGCTCGGATGTCGACGCCGCGCTGCACTACCTCGCCCGGATGATCACGGCGGGGGAGGACCCGCGGTTCATCGCCCGCCGCCTCGTCGTGCACGCCAGCGAGGACATCGGCATGGCCGACCCGACCGCGCTGCAGACCGCGACCGCCGCGGCTCAGGCCGTGCAGCTGATCGGCATGCCCGAGGCGCGGCTCGCCCTCGCGCAGGCCACGATCCACCTCGCGACCGCACCCAAGTCCGGTGCCGTCATCGCCGCGCTGGGTGCCGCGATGGCCGACGTCGCGGCCGGCAAGTCGGGCCTGGTCCCGCCGCACTTGCGGGACGGCCACTACGCGGGCGCCGCGCAGCTCGGCAACGCCGTCGGATACAAGTACCCGCACGACCACCAGGACGGCGTCCTGCCTCAGCAGTACCCGCCGGACGAACTGGTCGGTGTCGACTACTACGAGCCCACCACCCACGGCGCCGAGCGGGAGATCGCCGGACGGGTGGGCAAGCTCCGCCGGATCGTGCGCGGCCGCTGAGACCTGTTGCGCCGTCGGTGAGAACGTCGTCCGGTCGCGTGGGGCTCGTCACGGTGACGCCGGGAACCAGCGGGGTATCACGTGCGCCGAATAAACGATTGGTGCGGGGGCGTTAAGCTTGCCAATGGTCGTTTCGCGTCTCGGAGGCGTTATCGGCGGCCGGACACAGTGAATTTCGACGGACATACGTTAGGACGAACACAGGTGCAGACCCACGAGATCCGTAGGCGCTTCCTCGACCATTTCGTCAAGGCGGGCCACACCGAGGTGCCCAGCGCCTCGCTGATTCTCGACGACCCGAACCTGCTGTTCGTCAACGCCGGCATGGTGCAGTTCAAGCCGTTCTTCCTGGGCCAGCAGACGCCGCCCTACGACACCGCGACCAGCGTGCAGAAGTGCGTGCGCACCGGTGACATCGAGAACGTCGGCATCACCACGCGCCACAACACGTTCTTCCAGATGGCGGGCAACTTCAGCTTCGGCGACTATTTCAAGCGCGGTGCTATCAAGCACGCGTGGGCGCTGCTGACGAACAGCACCTCGGACGGCGGCTACGGCTTCGACCCCGAGCGGCTGTGGGTGACTGTCTACCTCGACGACGACGAGGCCCGCGACATCTGGATGGAAGAGGCCGGCATCCCCGACGAGCGCATCCAGCGCCGCGGCATGGCCGACAACTACTGGTCGATGGGCATCCCCGGCCCGTGCGGACCGTGCTCGGAGATCTACTACGACCGCGGCCCCGAGTACGGCGCCGAGGGTGGCCCCGAGGCCGACGAGGACCGGTACCTCGAAATCTGGAACCTCGTGTTCATGCAGAACGAGCGCGGCGAGGGCACCGGCAAGGACAGCTTCGAGATCCTCGGCCCGCTGCCGAAGCAGAACATCGACACCGGTATGGGTGTCGAGCGCGTCGCGTTCCTGCTGCAGGGAGTCGACAACGTCTACGAGACGGACCTCGTCCGCCCCGTGATCACCAAGGCCGAGGAGCTCTCCGGCCGCACGTACGGCGCCGAGGGCCCGGACGGATCCGCTGCAGACATTCGTTTCAGAGTCATCGCCGACCACGCACGCACCGCCGTCATGCTGATCGCCGACGGCGTCAACCCCGGCAACGAGGGTCGCGGCTACGTGCTGCGCCGTCTGCTGCGCCGCATCATCCGCTCGGCGAAGCTGCTCGGCGCCGAGAAGCCGAGCATGCGTGAGTTCGTCACCGTCGTGCGCGACACGATGTCGCCGTCGTACCCGGAGCTCGCCACCGACTTCGACCGCATCGTGGGTGTCGCGGTCGGTGAGGAGACCGCGTTCCTGCGCACGATCGCGGCCGGCTCGAAGATGTTCGAGGCGGAGGCCGACCAGGTCAAGGCGGCCGGCAAGACGGTCTTCGGCGGCAACGAGGCGTTCGTCCTGCACGACACCTACGGCTTCCCGATCGACCTGACCCTCGAGATGGCGGCCGAGGCCGGCCTGAACGTGGACGAGGACGGCTTCCGTTCCCTCATGGCCGAGCAGCGCAAGCGCGCCAAGGAGGATGCGCAGGCGCGCAAGCACGCCCACGCCGACCTGTCGGTCTACAAGGAGCTCGTCGACCGCGGCCCCACCGAGTTCACCGGCTTCAACGAGCTGGTCTCCGAAGCGCACGTGCTCGCGCTCATCTCCAACGGTGTTCGCGTGCCCACGGCTACCGCGGGCCAGGACGTCGAGGTCATTCTCGACCGCAGCCCGCTGTACGCCGAGGCCGGCGGCCAGATCGCTGACATCGGCTCGATCTCGGCGGCGGGCCTGCGCGTGCAGGTGAACGACGTGCAGAAGATCGCCAAGAAGGTGTGGGTCCACAAGGTCACCGTCAAGGAGGGTCAGATCACCGAGGGCGACGTCGTCCTCGCGCAGGTCGACCCGGAGTGGCGCAAGGGCGCTACGCAGGGCCACTCCGGCACCCACATGGTGCACGCGGCACTGCGACAGGTGCTGGGCCCCAACGCCGTTCAGGCCGGCTCGCTCAACAAGCCGGGCTACCTGCGCTTCGACTTCAACTGGCAGGGCCAGCTGTCGGAGTCGCAGAAGCAGGAGATCGAGGTCGTCACCAACGAGGCCGTCGCCGCGAACCACCCGGTGAACACGTTCGTCACCGATCTCGACCGCGCGAAGCAGATGGGCGCGATGGCGCTGTTCGGCGAGAACTACGGAGACGAGGTCCGCGTCGTCGAGATCGGTGGACCGTTCTCGATGGAGCTGTGCGGCGGCACGCACGTCCAGCACTCCACGCAGATCGGCCCGGTGACGCTCCTCGGTGAGTCGTCGGTCGGTTCCGGTGTGCGTCGCGTCGAGGCGTTCGTCGGACTCGACTCGTACCGCTACCTGGCCAAGGAGCGGGCGCTGCTCGCCGGTGTGGCGTCGTCGCTGAAGGTGCCGTCGGACGAGGTCCCGGCCCGTGTCGAGGCGCTCGTCGAGCGTCTGCGCGCGGCCGAGAAGGAACTCGAGGCCACCAAGGCCGCCGCGGTCCTGGCGTCCGCCGGAACCTTCGTCGACAAGGCCCACCGCTTCGGTGAGGTGCTGCTCGTCGCCGAGCGGGCGCCCGAGGGTGTCGCCGGTAACGACCTGCGCAGCCTCGTCACCGACGTCCGGGGCCGCTTCGGCACCCAGCCCGCGGTCGTGGTGCTGCTCGGCAGCGCCGACGGCAAGGTCCCGTTCGTCGTGGCCACCACCAAGGCGGCGCAGAACCTGGGCATCAAGGCCGGCGACCTCGTCGCGAGCTTCGGACCCCAGATCGGCGGCCGCGGCGGCGGCAAGGCGGACATGGCCCAGGGCGCCGGCTCCGACGTCTCCGGTATCCCCGCAGCACTCGAGGGTGTCCGGGGTCGGGTCGCTGAGCTGGCCGGGAACTCCTAGCGGTGCCCCCGGCCCCGTCGGGTCCCGACCGTCCTGCCCCGTCGGGTCCCGACCGTCCCGCACAGCCGGGTCCCGACCGTCCCGCACAGCCGGGGCCTGATCGGCCCGGAGTCGACGATCCCGGGCGCGGCCGTCGGATCGGCATCGACGTCGGAAGCGTGCGGATCGGGGTGGCCTCGTGCGACCCCGACTGCATTCTCGCGACGCCGGTCGAGACCGTCCCCCGCTCGAAGGAGAAGGGGCCCGACGCGCCGGATATCCGGCGGATTGTCGAGCTTGTCGAGGAGTACGAGGCCGTCGAGGTTATCGTCGGTCTGCCGCAGACTCTGCGCGGGGAACGCGGGAAGGCCGCGGGCCTCGCGTCCGCGTTCGCGCAGAGGGTGCGCCGCCGCATCGATCCGATTCCGGTGCGGATGGCCGACGAGCGGCTGACGACGGTCACGGCGTCGCGTGCACTCCGCGAGAGCGGCGTCAGTGCGAAGGGACAGCGGCCGATGATCGATCAGGCCGCCGCTGTGGCGATCTTGCAGGGATGGTTGGACGAGCGGAGCAGAGCGGTGAACGTAACGGACTCGGACGGTAGCGGCCGACCCACGGAGGACGGCCTGTGAACGATCATCGGCAGCCGGGGCGTCCCGAGTTCGAGTCGGCTCCCGGCTACGACGATCACCGCTACAACGACGGGTACGAGGACGATCCCGGGCAGGGCTACTACTCGGACCCCGGCTACGACACCGCAGGCGTCTACGGCGACGACCACGACGGCTACCAGGCACAGCACGGTTACCCCACCGGTCAGGACTACGGTTACGAACCGG
This window contains:
- a CDS encoding replication-associated recombination protein A, with product MTDFFGDTDTAGDGAGLFEAPAAEPDPESQPLTSVPRQAASPSPGAPLAVRMRPAALSEVVGQQHLLGPGAPLRRLVEGSGASSVLLYGPPGTGKTTLASLISGATGRKFEALSALSAGVKEVRGVIELARRRLLQGEQTVLFIDEVHRFSKTQQDALLAAVENRIVLLVAATTENPSFSVVSPLLSRSLVLQLQSLTADDIRSVIERAREDERGLGGSVDLTDDALEHLVRLAAGDARRALTALEAAAGTALDRTDERPAVVDLETVESSVDKAAVRYDRDGDQHYDVISAFIKSIRGSDVDAALHYLARMITAGEDPRFIARRLVVHASEDIGMADPTALQTATAAAQAVQLIGMPEARLALAQATIHLATAPKSGAVIAALGAAMADVAAGKSGLVPPHLRDGHYAGAAQLGNAVGYKYPHDHQDGVLPQQYPPDELVGVDYYEPTTHGAEREIAGRVGKLRRIVRGR
- a CDS encoding TetR/AcrR family transcriptional regulator; protein product: MGPITGRGDAARTLSLLWESPTAGSDAGSGLTLDSIVAAATAIADERGDASVPLRAIGDRLGCTAMALYTYVGGKAELLDLMYDRAYAGFAATRPISVTEWAEHLLELYVEHPWMLDLAHARPVLGPHQQDAFESLLGTLLPIGLHHADVAAIASSAFSLAAAAARTVVDARRAPSVTGEGDEQWWADRMDALAAAAPDFADRYPLSSRLMGGDESAVPPPGDDAPIMERAARANLRRALELLLAGAAGSDRD
- a CDS encoding kinase; its protein translation is MTAILAEPLSEVVAAAEKLLTRRTGAPVRLVDPVDLGGSGRTIVLRVRVAENPFSLPRTLVIKQVRETSRTADPRRIEFEGMADTATVDVAFLREAVSYQFATALATESRPGAELLAYDFETRLLVLGDLGDSTPFAALLKNADPDTVTNSLMAMAQALGRMHAATVGREEDFTALLRRAEVAHCGDVVAEQAAASLEVVPGLLAEHLDVEVSPEVLAIAARAGRLFGGGRFRAFSPSDLCPDNIIVNDEGVRFLDYEWGGFRDATLDLAYALVSFPACLCSIDLSYERASAMTEAWRAEVVGMWPVLADDEFLTERVIDAQLVWVWLSTFLFLPEDYTRIAAVREHHLSAPRNEALAARWEGLARFAERSGHDAVAEHASQVLERLRERLG
- the ruvX gene encoding Holliday junction resolvase RuvX; translation: MGIDVGSVRIGVASCDPDCILATPVETVPRSKEKGPDAPDIRRIVELVEEYEAVEVIVGLPQTLRGERGKAAGLASAFAQRVRRRIDPIPVRMADERLTTVTASRALRESGVSAKGQRPMIDQAAAVAILQGWLDERSRAVNVTDSDGSGRPTEDGL
- the alaS gene encoding alanine--tRNA ligase yields the protein MQTHEIRRRFLDHFVKAGHTEVPSASLILDDPNLLFVNAGMVQFKPFFLGQQTPPYDTATSVQKCVRTGDIENVGITTRHNTFFQMAGNFSFGDYFKRGAIKHAWALLTNSTSDGGYGFDPERLWVTVYLDDDEARDIWMEEAGIPDERIQRRGMADNYWSMGIPGPCGPCSEIYYDRGPEYGAEGGPEADEDRYLEIWNLVFMQNERGEGTGKDSFEILGPLPKQNIDTGMGVERVAFLLQGVDNVYETDLVRPVITKAEELSGRTYGAEGPDGSAADIRFRVIADHARTAVMLIADGVNPGNEGRGYVLRRLLRRIIRSAKLLGAEKPSMREFVTVVRDTMSPSYPELATDFDRIVGVAVGEETAFLRTIAAGSKMFEAEADQVKAAGKTVFGGNEAFVLHDTYGFPIDLTLEMAAEAGLNVDEDGFRSLMAEQRKRAKEDAQARKHAHADLSVYKELVDRGPTEFTGFNELVSEAHVLALISNGVRVPTATAGQDVEVILDRSPLYAEAGGQIADIGSISAAGLRVQVNDVQKIAKKVWVHKVTVKEGQITEGDVVLAQVDPEWRKGATQGHSGTHMVHAALRQVLGPNAVQAGSLNKPGYLRFDFNWQGQLSESQKQEIEVVTNEAVAANHPVNTFVTDLDRAKQMGAMALFGENYGDEVRVVEIGGPFSMELCGGTHVQHSTQIGPVTLLGESSVGSGVRRVEAFVGLDSYRYLAKERALLAGVASSLKVPSDEVPARVEALVERLRAAEKELEATKAAAVLASAGTFVDKAHRFGEVLLVAERAPEGVAGNDLRSLVTDVRGRFGTQPAVVVLLGSADGKVPFVVATTKAAQNLGIKAGDLVASFGPQIGGRGGGKADMAQGAGSDVSGIPAALEGVRGRVAELAGNS